One Triplophysa rosa linkage group LG21, Trosa_1v2, whole genome shotgun sequence DNA segment encodes these proteins:
- the LOC130571984 gene encoding uncharacterized protein LOC130571984 translates to MPTRVEEHRVITVIDRMMRELQLMRDQAVSEAPANDIQHSHQRDPSSYRLRNEHWDARPRPQRSGSFSPMSHTEQFPTRVDMSYPHRARGLPQSPGAMSLGRGGYQGPAPRIPLFVHKDPMEFSRLKLALTNLLPADAPELFKYQILVDHVKLEEACLIADSFINSPRPYMDTMAALTEKFGQPHQVALKRIATIMDSPEIKRGDIAAFERFSLHVQSLVGMLQTLGPDGDVELRCGSHVARILSKLPTEMRANFRRQMFYGHGHTHTLRDLAEWLRYESWCQGYDNISDVHTQGSTGYRAEKRRSRPAATVLHGAEGRLPRQAGNQGSHSSFNPTKRGNVKPYCPYCENNDHFLNKCPDIQKLTREEIREWIRVNKRCWKCGRGHQAVQCDLKKLCDLCHERHLRILHDANARPKVEPPKTESCLVSSGTEILYLDRPSVHSRVLLKVVRVLLRNRDKTLETYAVLDDGSERTMLLAEAADQLGLPKKPEDLALRTIRQEVQTLKGSSVSFSISSPSRPKRTFRITEAFTSRYLALADYTYPIVCLKKKYRHLADIPLEPFEHVKPLLLIGADYPHLLTPIEPVRLGPPGGPAAVCTRLGWALQGPAHPIQWTMGARQCLFTSVSPQTELAQDVEKLWKMDVMPYQTSKLVVRSKQDQEAIELLEAKTRRIRVDGVLRYATPLLRKRGVPSLRAPKEAVLPSLRSLERRLDRDPRRANEYCAAIHKLVEAGAVRKINPQEASLTEESWYIPHHLVSHNEKRRLVFNCSYQFQGRSLNDALLPGPTLGPSLLGVLLRFREHAVAVSGDIRSMFHQVRLPPEDRALLRFLWRDMKRNEPPDIFEWQVLPFGTACSPCCVTFALQRHARDHGGPDGRVRHSVEQCFYVDNCLQSVPTAEEAKGLVERLREVLAAGGFEIRQWACNVPDVLKHLPGEARSDGMERWLSHNESGLTEPTLGLSWHWETDTLGYKSRPLDYGSLTMRNVYKVLARQYDPLGFISPYTTRAKLIVQRMWEKPRDWDDPILPSDLQKAWKEWESELPLLSHISLPRAYVPAHAGRSVVSRHIHVFSDASERAYGAVSYLRTEDAQGQIYLAFLAARSRVAPRRQHSIPRLELCGALSAAQLAQTIKKELSISTDGTILWSDSTTVLTWLKSESCRFKVFVGTRIAEIQELTEQSTWRYVDSAQNPADDVTRGKTLTELAMPNRWSQGPTFLLKGPDGWPTWPGVEPKHDTAEYKKLTICGVINRAEGPETLPMHSLSWRDMVKSVAQELHGAAGREPLSAADYQQAEMTVFKRVQSECFPEELRHLRAGKALLKSSRILSLSPELDPEEDIIRVGGRLRRAEGLDSVFKHPIVLDPTHLVTKLLIRDYDARLCHPGPERVFAELRRTFWVLRGREAVRKVQHQCEECRRWKSKPLVPKMSDLPEARLRLHKPPFFSTGVDCFGPFHVKLGRRSEKRWGIIYKCLTTRAVHVDLLHSMDVDSFLMSLRRFIARRGTPAELYSDRGTNFTAGEKELRESFNSMSSDLQRLLAGQKIDFRFNPPAAPHFGGTWEREIKSVKSALYTVIGAQPVSEEVLHTTLLEVEAILNAKPLGYTSSNVADLDAVTPNVLLMGRLDGSLPTVVYQKSEGLSKRMWRHCQVMADHFWGRFIRDYLPALQRRQKWHDTPTDLTVNSVVLLMDPQFPRALWPVGRVVKVHQSADGHVRSADVRIKDKIYTRPVARLITLPAIPDHRDDAHGTPASSD, encoded by the coding sequence ATGCCCACGAGGGTGGAGGAGCACAGAGTGATTACCGTCATAGATAGGATGATGAGGGAGCTACAGCTCATGAGAGACCAAGCGGTGTCTGAAGCACCCGCTAATGATATCCAGCACTCTCACCAACGCGATCCTTCTTCGTACAGACTACGTAATGAACATTGGGATGCTCGGCCTCGACCCCAGAGGTCAGGATCTTTCTCACCAATGTCTCACACGGAGCAGTTCCCAACCAGAGTCGACATGAGTTATCCGCACCGTGCTCGAGGGCTACCTCAGTCGCCAGGAGCAATGTCACTGGGAAGAGGAGGATATCAGGGACCAGCCCCAAGAATCCCTCTTTTCGTTCATAAAGACCCGATGGAATTCTCCAGGCTGAAGCTAGCTTTAACCAACCTGTTACCTGCGGATGCCCCGGAGCTCTTTAAGTACCAGATCCTTGTGGATCATGTGAAGCTCGAGGAAGCCTGTCTCATAGCTGATTCCTTTATTAACTCACCCAGGCCTTACATGGACACAATGGCCGCCCTGACGGAGAAGTTCGGACAGCCTCATCAAGTAGCCTTAAAGAGGATTGCGACCATCATGGATTCACCTGAGATCAAACGAGGAGATATAGCGGCCTTTGAAAGATTCTCACTGCATGTACAGTCACTAGTGGGCATGCTACAGACATTGGGTCCGGATGGTGATGTGGAGCTTAGATGTGGTTCTCATGTAGCTCGGATCCTCTCCAAGCTTCCGACCGAGATGAGAGCGAACTTCAGACGACAGATGTTCTACGGTCATGGGCATACTCACACCTTGCGTGACCTGGCAGAATGGCTCAGATATGAGTCTTGGTGTCAAGGCTACGACAACATCTCAGATGTCCATACCCAAGGGTCAACAGGCTACCGAGCGGAAAAGCGACGCAGCCGACCTGCAGCTACAGTGCTTCACGGAGCAGAAGGCCGTCTGCCGAGACAGGCGGGAAACCAAGGGAGTCACAGCTCTTTTAATCCGACCAAAAGAGGCAATGTGAAACCGTACTGCCCTTATTGTGAGAACAACGACCACTTCCTGAATAAGTGTCCCGACATTCAGAAACTCACCAGAGAGGAGATCAGAGAGTGGATAAGAGTGAACAAGAGATGCTGGAAATGTGGACGAGGACATCAAGCCGTACAATGTGACCTCAAAAAGCTCTGCGATTTGTGCCATGAGAGGCACCTCCGGATTCTGCATGATGCCAATGCTCGCCCAAAGGTCGAACCGCCAAAGACGGAGAGTTGTCTAGTGAGCTCCGGAACGGAAATACTCTACTTGGACAGACCATCGGTGCATTCCCGTGTCCTACTGAAAGTCGTCAGGGTACTTCTGCGCAATAGAGACAAGACACTAGAAACGTACGCTGTCCTCGACGATGGTTCTGAGCGGACGATGCTCCTCGCGGAGGCTGCCGATCAACTGGGCCTGCCCAAGAAGCCTGAGGACCTAGCACTCCGCACAATCCGTCAGGAGGTTCAAACCTTGAAGGGATCATCAGTCTCATTCAGCATATCCTCCCCCTCTCGTCCCAAGAGGACCTTTCGAATAACAGAAGCTTTTACTTCTCGATACTTGGCTTTGGCAGATTACACCTACCCCATTGTCTGTCTGAAGAAGAAGTACAGGCATCTGGCAGACATACCCCTTGAGCCCTTCGAGCATGTGAAACCACTCTTGCTGATCGGTGCTGATTACCCCCATCTACTCACCCCGATCGAGCCGGTGAGACTGGGACCGCCAGGAGGACCAGCAGCTGTCTGCACTAGGTTGGGATGGGCCCTCCAAGGACCTGCTCATCCCATACAGTGGACAATGGGTGCCAGGCAGTGTCTCTTCACCAGTGTTTCCCCTCAGACAGAGCTAGCACAGGATGTAGAGAAGCTGTGGAAGATGGACGTGATGCCCTACCAGACCAGCAAACTGGTGGTACGATCAAAGCAGGATCAGGAAGCGATTGAGCTCCTCGAGGCAAAAACAAGGCGAATAAGGGTCGACGGTGTACTCAGGTATGCCACCCCGCTGCTGCGGAAACGCGGTGTTCCCTCCCTCAGAGCACCTAAAGAGGCCGTCCTACCAAGTCTCAGAAGTCTGGAGAGGCGCCTAGACAGGGACCCCCGACGGGCTAACGAGTACTGTGCAGCGATCCACAAGCTGGTGGAAGCAGGTGCTGTCAGGAAGATAAACCCACAGGAAGCCTCACTCACCGAAGAATCGTGGTACATACCCCACCACCTAGTGAGTCACAACGAGAAGAGACGCCTGGTCTTCAACTGTTCGTATCAGTTCCAGGGTCGAAGCCTAAATGATGCTCTCCTTCCCGGACCTACGCTAGGTCCATCTCTGCTCGGAGTTCTGCTGCGCTTCAGGGAACATGCAGTAGCGGTCAGTGGAGACATCCGCAGCATGTTTCACCAAGTTCGGCTCCCTCCGGAGGATCGAGCACTTCTCAGGTTCCTTTGGAGGGACATGAAGCGCAACGAACCCCCAGACATCTTTGAGTGGCAAGTTCTGCCGTTTGGCACTGCATGCTCACCGTGCTGTGTTACTTTTGCTCTCCAGAGGCATGCGAGAGACCATGGTGGACCAGACGGAAGAGTCAGGCATTCGGTGGAGCAGTGTTTTTACGTGGATAACTGTCTCCAGAGTGTGCCCACGGCCGAGGAGGCCAAGGGGCTGGTGGAGCGACTCAGAGAAGTCTTAGCCGCGGGTGGATTCGAGATTCGTCAATGGGCCTGCAACGTGCCTGATGTCCTTAAGCACCTACCTGGAGAAGCAAGGTCCGATGGTATGGAGAGGTGGCTGTCACACAACGAATCCGGCCTGACAGAGCCAACTCTGGGACTCAGCTGGCACTGGGAAACAGACACCTTAGGATACAAGAGCCGACCTTTGGACTATGGATCGCTGACCATGAGGAATGTGTATAAGGTGCTAGCCCGACAGTACGATCCCCTAGGGTTCATATCACCCTACACTACTCGAGCTAAACTGATCGTCCAGCGCATGTGGGAAAAGCCCCGGGATTGGGACGACCCGATTCTTCCCTCTGACCTGCAGAAGGCATGGAAGGAATGGGAATCAGAATTGCCTTTGCTATCACACATCTCCTTACCACGTGCATATGTTCCCGCTCATGCAGGTCGGAGTGTGGTCTCTAGACACATTCATGTATTCAGTGATGCCTCCGAAAGGGCTTACGGGGCAGTCTCTTACCTGAGAACCGAAGATGCACAGGGACAAATCTACCTGGCGTTCCTAGCAGCAAGATCCAGGGTGGCCCCCCGCCGGCAACACTCGATTCCCCGCCTCGAGCTTTGTGGTGCCTTGTCAGCCGCCCAGCTTGCCCAGACGATAAAGAAGGAACTGAGCATCAGTACAGATGGGACGATTCTCTGGAGTGATTCCACTACAGTGCTCACATGGCTAAAGTCAGAGTCGTGCCGCTTCAAAGTCTTTGTCGGCACGCGCATAGCCGAAATCCAAGAGCTTACAGAGCAGAGTACCTGGCGTTATGTGGACTCCGCACAGAACCCAGCTGATGACGTCACACGCGGGAAGACCTTGACAGAGTTAGCCATGCCTAATCGTTGGAGCCAAGGGCCGACTTTCCTCCTCAAAGGACCCGATGGATGGCCCACCTGGCCGGGCGTGGAACCCAAGCACGACACGGCAGAGTATAAGAAGCTGACGATATGCGGGGTGATTAACCGCGCGGAGGGACCAGAAACCTTGCCAATGCACTCACTGTCATGGAGGGATATGGTGAAGTCCGTGGCTCAGGAGCTGCATGGGGCGGCAGGAAGAGAACCGTTGAGTGCAGCCGACTACCAGCAGGCAGAGATGACGGTTTTCAAAAGAGTCCAATCTGAGTGCTTCCCTGAGGAGTTGCGACACCTGAGAGCCGGGAAGGCACTGCTTAAGAGTAGTCGCATACTTAGCCTCTCACCGGAGTTAGACCCTGAGGAGGATATTATACGGGTGGGAGGACGACTCAGACGTGCTGAGGGGTTAGATTCGGTTTTCAAGCACCCCATTGTATTGGACCCCACTCATTTGGTCACAAAGCTCCTTATCCGGGACTACGATGCCCGCCTCTGTCATCCAGGCCCTGAGCGAGTATTCGCGGAGTTGCGCCGTACCTTCTGGGTTCTTCGTGGCAGAGAGGCCGTGCGGAAGGTGCAACATCAATGTGAGGAGTGCCGAAGATGGAAGTCCAAGCCACTGGTCCCGAAGATGTCCGACTTACCTGAAGCCCGTCTGCGTCTACACAAGCCCCCGTTCTTCTCGACAGGTGTAGATTGCTTTGGACCTTTCCATGTAAAGTTGGGACGGCGCTCAGAGAAGAGATGGGGGATCATCTATAAGTGCCTTACCACCCGAGCGGTGCACGTGGATCTATTGCACAGTATGGATGTGGATTCCTTTCTTATGAGCCTCAGACGGTTTATCGCTCGCCGAGGAACTCCCGCAGAGCTCTATTCAGACCGAGGTACAAACTTTACGGCTGGAGAGAAGGAGCTCCGCGAGTCCTTCAATAGCATGTCCTCAGATCTACAACGATTACTGGCTGGACAGAAAATTGATTTCCGCTTCAACCCCCCTGCAGCTCCTCACTTCGGGGGGACGTGGGAAAGAGAGATCAAGTCTGTGAAGTCCGCTCTGTATACAGTCATAGGGGCTCAACCTGTCTCCGAAGAGGTGCTCCATACTACTCTTCTGGAGGTAGAGGCCATCCTCAACGCGAAACCGCTGGGCTATACCTCATCCAATGTGGCCGACTTGGATGCAGTAACCCCAAATGTACTTCTGATGGGGCGGCTGGATGGATCACTGCCGACGGTGGTATATCAGAAGAGCGAGGGATTAAGCAAGCGAATGTGGAGGCACTGTCAGGTGATGGCGGATCATTTCTGGGGAAGATTCATTAGGGATTACTTGCCAGCACTACAACGCAGACAAAAGTGGCATGACACCCCTACGGATTTGACAGTCAATTCAGTGGTGTTGCTAATGGACCCTCAGTTTCCCAGGGCCCTCTGGCCGGTGGGTAGAGTGGTTAAAGTGCATCAGAGCGCAGATGGTCATGTTAGATCTGCAGACGTGAGAATCAAAGACAAGATCTACACTCGGCCAGTGGCCAGACTGATTACTCTTCCTGCTATCCCAGATCACAGAGATGATGCGCACGGGACCCCGGCCTCTTCAGATTAA